A genomic segment from Ignavibacteriales bacterium encodes:
- a CDS encoding SDR family oxidoreductase — MNINNSTFLVTGGSAGIGKATAKLLIEKGGKVAITGRDKLKLDKVAKEIGAFAIHADVAIDNEVHNTYVLFLKEFGKLDCLINNAGIGDAWNEITELDMKAFHHIYDVNVFGAALMASEAAKLFKKQKSGNIINIASTAGTKGFANGTVYASSKFALRGMTQCWQAELRKYNVRVILVNPSEVTTAFGDNNRNEKAEVKNKLRPLEIAHTIVSTLEMDDRGFIPEVTVWATNPF, encoded by the coding sequence ATGAATATTAATAATTCAACATTCCTTGTTACCGGCGGTAGCGCCGGAATTGGAAAAGCAACTGCAAAACTTCTAATCGAAAAAGGCGGCAAAGTTGCAATTACGGGCAGAGATAAATTAAAGCTGGATAAAGTTGCAAAAGAAATCGGTGCGTTCGCAATCCACGCAGATGTTGCAATAGATAACGAAGTACACAATACTTATGTATTATTCTTAAAAGAATTTGGTAAGCTCGATTGTCTGATAAACAATGCTGGAATTGGAGATGCTTGGAATGAAATTACTGAACTTGATATGAAAGCATTCCATCATATTTATGATGTTAATGTATTTGGTGCAGCGCTTATGGCAAGTGAAGCAGCTAAACTTTTTAAGAAACAAAAGTCTGGAAACATCATTAATATCGCATCAACAGCAGGCACAAAAGGTTTTGCAAATGGAACTGTTTACGCTTCATCCAAATTTGCTTTACGCGGAATGACGCAGTGCTGGCAGGCAGAGTTGAGGAAATATAATGTTCGTGTTATTCTTGTTAATCCCAGTGAAGTAACAACAGCATTTGGAGATAACAATCGGAATGAAAAAGCTGAAGTGAAAAATAAATTACGTCCTTTGGAAATAGCACACACCATAGTTTCAACTTTAGAAATGGATGATAGAGGTTTTATTCCAGAAGTGACAGTGTGGGCAACAAATCCCTTTTAA
- a CDS encoding site-2 protease family protein, whose translation MNIADGILWYVIFLLSTVFHEAAHAFTAYKMGDDTAHKVGQVSLNPIPHIKREPFGTVLVPILSFIAGGWMIGWASTPYNPQWAHDYPKKAAAMAAAGPISNFILFMISVIIIHVGIAFGIFYQPDSITISGIVSGASAGWTEILAKIISVMFSLNLILFVFNLLPFPPLDGSAVPPMYLSEETGRKYLNFVRKPAFALVGLFIAWNLFDLIYFKIHLIVINLLYPGSNYQ comes from the coding sequence ATGAACATAGCAGACGGCATCCTTTGGTACGTAATTTTTTTATTATCAACTGTATTTCACGAAGCGGCGCACGCATTTACTGCTTATAAAATGGGTGATGATACTGCTCATAAAGTAGGGCAAGTAAGTTTAAATCCTATTCCACATATAAAAAGAGAACCATTTGGTACTGTTCTAGTACCCATACTTTCTTTTATTGCAGGAGGTTGGATGATCGGTTGGGCAAGTACTCCTTACAATCCTCAATGGGCCCACGATTATCCAAAGAAGGCAGCAGCAATGGCAGCAGCAGGACCAATCTCTAATTTTATTTTATTTATGATATCAGTAATAATAATTCACGTTGGTATTGCATTTGGAATTTTCTATCAACCGGATAGTATTACAATTTCCGGAATTGTTTCTGGTGCAAGTGCAGGTTGGACAGAAATTCTTGCAAAGATAATAAGTGTTATGTTCTCGCTAAATCTTATTTTGTTTGTTTTTAATCTGCTTCCGTTTCCTCCGTTGGATGGCAGTGCTGTTCCTCCAATGTATTTGAGTGAAGAAACAGGAAGAAAGTATCTAAACTTTGTACGTAAACCTGCTTTTGCATTAGTGGGATTATTTATTGCGTGGAATTTATTTGATTTAATCTACTTTAAAATTCATTTAATTGTAATCAATCTTCTTTATCCGGGGAGTAATTATCAGTAA
- a CDS encoding T9SS type A sorting domain-containing protein, which translates to MKSRILFLFILSISFCYSQDFWEKTNFPSDNTSLYSVYSMITNSSDNILAGTYAKGIFKSTDLGFSWSESGLTNHWVISFAKDNSGNIYTATIGSQFGSGVYKSTDGGITWNKVWDALTGMNCVYVDQNGYVYVGLNYTSTQGGIYGSTDGGTNWEQVFDQTDNIYAITKLSNGRILAASYGKVYYSDNNGGSWNSTTNGFVSFTPSAFAVNNMNEVFLSTLGYGIYKSTDNGINWVNKTGAGPDYSSLIINSDGSMYAGTLGYWVYTSTNNGETWQLVKSGMGEDKYVLSLLTNSTGYLFAGMDYYGLYKSVNKVVTDVKELKEIPTKFNLGQNYPNPFNPNTRIQFAIGSSQFVTLKIYDVLGNEVANLVDEYRNADSYEVEFNASNLSSGIYFYILRSVDFIQTRKMILLK; encoded by the coding sequence ATGAAATCAAGAATACTTTTTTTGTTCATTCTTTCAATTAGTTTTTGCTATTCACAGGATTTTTGGGAAAAGACAAATTTCCCGTCAGACAACACTTCTCTTTACAGCGTTTACTCAATGATTACCAATTCCTCAGACAACATTTTAGCAGGCACTTATGCTAAAGGGATATTTAAATCCACCGATCTGGGTTTTTCATGGAGTGAATCGGGTTTGACAAATCATTGGGTAATTTCTTTTGCAAAAGATAATTCCGGGAATATTTATACTGCCACAATCGGTTCACAATTTGGCAGTGGTGTTTATAAATCTACCGATGGAGGAATTACCTGGAATAAAGTTTGGGATGCTTTGACCGGAATGAACTGCGTTTATGTCGATCAAAACGGATATGTTTATGTTGGTTTAAATTATACTTCCACGCAAGGTGGAATTTATGGCTCTACGGATGGCGGCACTAACTGGGAACAGGTATTCGATCAAACTGATAATATTTATGCTATAACAAAATTAAGTAATGGAAGAATATTAGCTGCCAGCTATGGAAAAGTTTATTACTCTGATAATAACGGCGGTTCTTGGAATAGCACAACCAATGGTTTTGTTTCATTTACACCAAGTGCTTTTGCAGTAAATAATATGAATGAAGTATTTTTGTCAACACTTGGCTATGGCATTTATAAATCCACAGATAATGGAATTAATTGGGTAAACAAAACAGGAGCGGGACCTGATTACAGCAGTTTAATTATTAACTCAGATGGCTCAATGTACGCCGGTACACTTGGTTATTGGGTTTATACTTCAACTAATAATGGAGAAACTTGGCAACTTGTAAAATCAGGCATGGGTGAGGATAAATATGTATTGAGTTTATTAACAAACAGTACGGGGTATCTTTTTGCTGGAATGGATTATTACGGCTTATATAAAAGTGTTAATAAAGTTGTTACTGATGTAAAAGAATTAAAAGAAATACCAACAAAATTTAATTTAGGACAAAATTATCCAAACCCGTTTAATCCAAATACCCGTATTCAATTTGCAATTGGCAGCAGCCAATTTGTTACATTAAAAATATATGATGTTCTAGGAAATGAAGTTGCTAACTTAGTTGATGAGTATAGAAATGCTGATAGTTATGAAGTAGAGTTTAATGCTTCAAATCTTTCATCAGGAATTTATTTCTATATTTTGCGTTCAGTAGACTTTATTCAAACACGTAAAATGATTTTATTAAAGTAA
- a CDS encoding helix-turn-helix domain-containing protein — protein sequence MKDLFSVQEVAKLLDMSHSGVLYHIKNGTLKSTQVGKIYIITKEDFADFLKDQKKEKKSKQKPEEPLLF from the coding sequence ATGAAAGATTTATTTAGTGTTCAGGAAGTCGCAAAACTTTTAGATATGAGTCATTCCGGGGTATTATACCATATAAAAAATGGAACATTAAAATCCACGCAAGTTGGCAAAATTTATATTATTACCAAAGAAGATTTTGCGGATTTTCTTAAAGATCAAAAAAAAGAAAAAAAATCTAAACAGAAACCTGAAGAACCGCTACTTTTCTGA